A single genomic interval of Camelina sativa cultivar DH55 chromosome 11, Cs, whole genome shotgun sequence harbors:
- the LOC104726943 gene encoding cyclin-dependent kinase G1-like isoform X1, translating into MAAGGVDVSRSSVAAAKKDYDFYRNGSRDLYVRQSGGRDAERRHVKRPNDHYAGRNDGRHRSRLAYEKGQVQEEPEVQRPLEKKRKFSPILWNKAPSFEKKTKSPFPVPTANLISNQGVDVAAAGKTKDQVSVVMSPEPGYVSPVQPLEARLSEKYPVDDLEEGQLEEEQVMQEPVRESFLEEDQVMQEPPMKSRWGSPKEEFVSHADNISRTSRWNRSSLTPECGEVMVSEEHHSSGSGSGYHSVEKLSADDYSDRECCSSDHVEVENEDRASLDQGGMNMLLGSRSVNNFQKLNKINEGTYGIVYRARDEKTKEIVALKKIKMKEDRFEEEYGFPLTSLREINILLSCNHPSIVNVKEVVVGGKNDNDVYMVMEHLEHDLRGVMDRKKEPFSTSEVKCLMMQLLEGLSYLHTNWIIHRDLKPSNLLMNNSGELKICDFGMARQYGSPIKPYTQMVITQWYRPPELLLGAKEYSTAVDMWSVGCIMAELLSQKPLFPGKSELDQLQKIFAVLGTPNESIWPGFSSFPNAKAKFPSQPYNMLRKKFPAISFVGGQILSERGFDLLNSLLSLDPEKRLTVEEALNHGWFHEVPLPKSKDFMPTYPPKRC; encoded by the coding sequence ATGGCGGCAGGGGGAGTTGATGTCTCTAGAAGCTCTGTTGCTGCTGCCAAAAAAGACTACGACTTTTACAGGAATGGTTCTCGTGATTTATATGTTCGACAGAGTGGTGGTAGAGATGCTGAGAGGCGTCATGTCAAACGGCCTAACGACCATTATGCCGGGAGGAATGATGGGCGTCACCGATCTCGGTTGGCTTATGAGAAAGGGCAAGTTCAAGAGGAACCGGAGGTTCAGAGACCTCTTGAGAAAAAGAGGAAGTTTTCACCTATTCTGTGGAACAAAGCTCCGTCTTTTGAGAAGAAGACCAAGTCCCCGTTCCCTGTTCCAACTGCAAATTTGATATCCAATCAGGGTGTTGATGTAGCTGCTGCTGGAAAGACAAAGGATCAAGTCAGTGTTGTGATGTCACCAGAACCTGGTTATGTGTCACCTGTACAGCCGTTAGAAGCCCGGTTGTCTGAGAAGTATCCTGTTGATGATTTGGAGGAGGGTCAGTTGGAGGAAGAACAGGTGATGCAGGAACCTGTAAGGGAGAGTTTCTTGGAGGAAGATCAAGTGATGCAGGAACCACCTATGAAATCTAGGTGGGGGTCCCCTAAGGAGGAGTTTGTTTCTCATGCTGATAATATTTCCAGGACAAGCAGATGGAATAGGAGCAGTTTGACTCCGGAGTGCGGGGAAGTAATGGTGTCTGAAGAACATCATTCATCTGGATCTGGCAGTGGATATCACAGCGTAGAGAAGCTTAGCGCGGATGATTATTCTGATCGCGAGTGTTGTAGTTCTGATCATGTTGAGGTAGAAAATGAAGATCGAGCTTCTTTAGATCAGGGAGGGATGAACATGCTGCTTGGGAGCAGGTCTGTGAATAACTTTCAGAAGCTTAACAAGATAAACGAAGGAACTTACGGAATTGTTTACAGAGCAAGGGATGAGAAAACAAAGGAGATTGTGGCACTTAAAAAGATCAAGATGAAGGAAGATCGGTTCGAAGAAGAGTATGGGTTCCCTTTGACATCGTTGAGGGAAATTAACATACTTCTGTCATGCAATCACCCTTCGATTGTGAACGTGAAGGAGGTTGTGGTTGGAGGAAAAAATGATAATGATGTTTATATGGTCATGGAACACTTGGAACACGACTTAAGGGGAGTAATGGATAGAAAGAAGGAACCTTTTAGCACTAGCGAGGTCAAGTGCTTGATGATGCAGCTGTTGGAAGGTTTGAGTTACCTCCACACGAATTGGATTATCCACAGGGATCTGAAGCCATCTAATCTCCTGATGAACAATAGTGGGGAGttaaaaatatgtgattttgggATGGCGCGCCAGTATGGAAGCCCTATCAAGCCGTACACCCAGATGGTTATTACTCAGTGGTACAGGCCACCTGAACTTCTTCTAGGAGCAAAAGAGTACTCTACAGCAGTTGATATGTGGTCAGTTGGTTGCATTATGGCTGAACTGTTGTCTCAAAAGCCTTTGTTCCCGGGCAAGAGTGAACTTGATCAGCTTCAAAAGATCTTTGCAGTCCTTGGAACACCAAACGAGTCAATCTGGCCTGGATTCTCATCGTTTCCTAATGCTAAAGCCAAGTTTCCTTCACAACCGTACAATATGTTGCGTAAGAAGTTTCCAGCTATTTCATTTGTAGGTGGTCAAATTCTTTCTGAACGTGGATTTGATTTGCTGAACAGTCTTTTAAGTTTGGACCCTGAGAAACGTCTAACAGTGGAAGAGGCTCTCAACCATGGTTGGTTCCATGAAGTCCCTCTCCCAAAATCGAAAGATTTCATGCCGACATATCCTCCAAAGCGGTGCTGA
- the LOC104726943 gene encoding cyclin-dependent kinase G1-like isoform X3 — MSPEPGYVSPVQPLEARLSEKYPVDDLEEGQLEEEQVMQEPVRESFLEEDQVMQEPPMKSRWGSPKEEFVSHADNISRTSRWNRSSLTPECGEVMVSEEHHSSGSGSGYHSVEKLSADDYSDRECCSSDHVEVENEDRASLDQGGMNMLLGSRSVNNFQKLNKINEGTYGIVYRARDEKTKEIVALKKIKMKEDRFEEEYGFPLTSLREINILLSCNHPSIVNVKEVVVGGKNDNDVYMVMEHLEHDLRGVMDRKKEPFSTSEVKCLMMQLLEGLSYLHTNWIIHRDLKPSNLLMNNSGELKICDFGMARQYGSPIKPYTQMVITQWYRPPELLLGAKEYSTAVDMWSVGCIMAELLSQKPLFPGKSELDQLQKIFAVLGTPNESIWPGFSSFPNAKAKFPSQPYNMLRKKFPAISFVGGQILSERGFDLLNSLLSLDPEKRLTVEEALNHGWFHEVPLPKSKDFMPTYPPKRC, encoded by the coding sequence ATGTCACCAGAACCTGGTTATGTGTCACCTGTACAGCCGTTAGAAGCCCGGTTGTCTGAGAAGTATCCTGTTGATGATTTGGAGGAGGGTCAGTTGGAGGAAGAACAGGTGATGCAGGAACCTGTAAGGGAGAGTTTCTTGGAGGAAGATCAAGTGATGCAGGAACCACCTATGAAATCTAGGTGGGGGTCCCCTAAGGAGGAGTTTGTTTCTCATGCTGATAATATTTCCAGGACAAGCAGATGGAATAGGAGCAGTTTGACTCCGGAGTGCGGGGAAGTAATGGTGTCTGAAGAACATCATTCATCTGGATCTGGCAGTGGATATCACAGCGTAGAGAAGCTTAGCGCGGATGATTATTCTGATCGCGAGTGTTGTAGTTCTGATCATGTTGAGGTAGAAAATGAAGATCGAGCTTCTTTAGATCAGGGAGGGATGAACATGCTGCTTGGGAGCAGGTCTGTGAATAACTTTCAGAAGCTTAACAAGATAAACGAAGGAACTTACGGAATTGTTTACAGAGCAAGGGATGAGAAAACAAAGGAGATTGTGGCACTTAAAAAGATCAAGATGAAGGAAGATCGGTTCGAAGAAGAGTATGGGTTCCCTTTGACATCGTTGAGGGAAATTAACATACTTCTGTCATGCAATCACCCTTCGATTGTGAACGTGAAGGAGGTTGTGGTTGGAGGAAAAAATGATAATGATGTTTATATGGTCATGGAACACTTGGAACACGACTTAAGGGGAGTAATGGATAGAAAGAAGGAACCTTTTAGCACTAGCGAGGTCAAGTGCTTGATGATGCAGCTGTTGGAAGGTTTGAGTTACCTCCACACGAATTGGATTATCCACAGGGATCTGAAGCCATCTAATCTCCTGATGAACAATAGTGGGGAGttaaaaatatgtgattttgggATGGCGCGCCAGTATGGAAGCCCTATCAAGCCGTACACCCAGATGGTTATTACTCAGTGGTACAGGCCACCTGAACTTCTTCTAGGAGCAAAAGAGTACTCTACAGCAGTTGATATGTGGTCAGTTGGTTGCATTATGGCTGAACTGTTGTCTCAAAAGCCTTTGTTCCCGGGCAAGAGTGAACTTGATCAGCTTCAAAAGATCTTTGCAGTCCTTGGAACACCAAACGAGTCAATCTGGCCTGGATTCTCATCGTTTCCTAATGCTAAAGCCAAGTTTCCTTCACAACCGTACAATATGTTGCGTAAGAAGTTTCCAGCTATTTCATTTGTAGGTGGTCAAATTCTTTCTGAACGTGGATTTGATTTGCTGAACAGTCTTTTAAGTTTGGACCCTGAGAAACGTCTAACAGTGGAAGAGGCTCTCAACCATGGTTGGTTCCATGAAGTCCCTCTCCCAAAATCGAAAGATTTCATGCCGACATATCCTCCAAAGCGGTGCTGA
- the LOC104726943 gene encoding cyclin-dependent kinase G1-like isoform X2 — MAAGGVDVSRSSVAAAKKDYDFYRNGSRDLYVRQSGGRDAERRHVKRPNDHYAGRNDGRHRSRLAYEKGQVQEEPEVQRPLEKKRKFSPILWNKAPSFEKKTKSPFPVPTANLISNQGVDVAAAGKTKDQVSVVMSPEPGYVSPVQPLEARLSEKYPVDDLEEGQLEEEQVMQEPVRESFLEEDQVMQEPPMKSRWGSPKEEFVSHADNISRTSRWNRSSLTPECGEVMVSEEHHSSGSGSGYHSVEKLSADDYSDRECCSSDHVEVENEDRASLDQGGMNMLLGSRSVNNFQKLNKINEGTYGIVYRARDEKTKEIVALKKIKMKEDRFEEEYGFPLTSLREINILLSCNHPSIVNVKEVVVGGKNDNDVYMVMEHLEHDLRGVMDRKKEPFSTSEVKCLMMQLLEGLSYLHTNWIIHRDLKPSNLLMNNSGELKICDFGMARQYGSPIKPYTQMVITQWYRPPELLLGAKEYSTAVDMWSVGCIMAELLSQKPLFPGKSELDQLQKIFAVLGTPNESIWPGFSSFPNAKAKFPSQPYNMLLF; from the exons ATGGCGGCAGGGGGAGTTGATGTCTCTAGAAGCTCTGTTGCTGCTGCCAAAAAAGACTACGACTTTTACAGGAATGGTTCTCGTGATTTATATGTTCGACAGAGTGGTGGTAGAGATGCTGAGAGGCGTCATGTCAAACGGCCTAACGACCATTATGCCGGGAGGAATGATGGGCGTCACCGATCTCGGTTGGCTTATGAGAAAGGGCAAGTTCAAGAGGAACCGGAGGTTCAGAGACCTCTTGAGAAAAAGAGGAAGTTTTCACCTATTCTGTGGAACAAAGCTCCGTCTTTTGAGAAGAAGACCAAGTCCCCGTTCCCTGTTCCAACTGCAAATTTGATATCCAATCAGGGTGTTGATGTAGCTGCTGCTGGAAAGACAAAGGATCAAGTCAGTGTTGTGATGTCACCAGAACCTGGTTATGTGTCACCTGTACAGCCGTTAGAAGCCCGGTTGTCTGAGAAGTATCCTGTTGATGATTTGGAGGAGGGTCAGTTGGAGGAAGAACAGGTGATGCAGGAACCTGTAAGGGAGAGTTTCTTGGAGGAAGATCAAGTGATGCAGGAACCACCTATGAAATCTAGGTGGGGGTCCCCTAAGGAGGAGTTTGTTTCTCATGCTGATAATATTTCCAGGACAAGCAGATGGAATAGGAGCAGTTTGACTCCGGAGTGCGGGGAAGTAATGGTGTCTGAAGAACATCATTCATCTGGATCTGGCAGTGGATATCACAGCGTAGAGAAGCTTAGCGCGGATGATTATTCTGATCGCGAGTGTTGTAGTTCTGATCATGTTGAGGTAGAAAATGAAGATCGAGCTTCTTTAGATCAGGGAGGGATGAACATGCTGCTTGGGAGCAGGTCTGTGAATAACTTTCAGAAGCTTAACAAGATAAACGAAGGAACTTACGGAATTGTTTACAGAGCAAGGGATGAGAAAACAAAGGAGATTGTGGCACTTAAAAAGATCAAGATGAAGGAAGATCGGTTCGAAGAAGAGTATGGGTTCCCTTTGACATCGTTGAGGGAAATTAACATACTTCTGTCATGCAATCACCCTTCGATTGTGAACGTGAAGGAGGTTGTGGTTGGAGGAAAAAATGATAATGATGTTTATATGGTCATGGAACACTTGGAACACGACTTAAGGGGAGTAATGGATAGAAAGAAGGAACCTTTTAGCACTAGCGAGGTCAAGTGCTTGATGATGCAGCTGTTGGAAGGTTTGAGTTACCTCCACACGAATTGGATTATCCACAGGGATCTGAAGCCATCTAATCTCCTGATGAACAATAGTGGGGAGttaaaaatatgtgattttgggATGGCGCGCCAGTATGGAAGCCCTATCAAGCCGTACACCCAGATGGTTATTACTCAGTGGTACAGGCCACCTGAACTTCTTCTAGGAGCAAAAGAGTACTCTACAGCAGTTGATATGTGGTCAGTTGGTTGCATTATGGCTGAACTGTTGTCTCAAAAGCCTTTGTTCCCGGGCAAGAGTGAACTTGATCAGCTTCAAAAGATCTTTGCAGTCCTTGGAACACCAAACGAGTCAATCTGGCCTGGATTCTCATCGTTTCCTAATGCTAAAGCCAAGTTTCCTTCACAACCGTACAATATGTTGC TCTTTTAA